The following proteins come from a genomic window of Megalobrama amblycephala isolate DHTTF-2021 linkage group LG1, ASM1881202v1, whole genome shotgun sequence:
- the LOC125243304 gene encoding gastrula zinc finger protein XlCGF8.2DB-like has protein sequence MALRGASLEPNEKEEKKHYNLTTGEKSTRVSSQKGAQKTQTRSYFSCQQCGKTFSQHRNLQVHLRVHTGEKPYTCQQCGQSFIRKDMLKVHMRIHTGEKPYTCQQCGQRFSQKGSLTAHMRVHTGEKAYTCQQCGKSFTQKGNLNGHMRIHINESPFTCQQCGMRFNRKGSLEIHMRIHTGEKPYICQQCGNSFRDKGSLTAHMRTHTGEKPHTCQECGKSFNRKESLTAHTRTHTGESPFTCQECGQSFSQKEGLIVHMRIHTGLSQFTCQQCGKSFSGKGKLEVHIRIHTGEKPFTCQQCGKSFSQKGHLKVHMRTHTGEKPYTCQQCGKSFNETGYLTAHMIIHTGEKPYTCQECGKSFSWKKSLTAHMSAHTGEKP, from the coding sequence ATGGCACTGAGAGGGGCGAGTCTTGAACCTAatgaaaaagaagagaaaaaacattataatttgACGACTGGAGAAAAATCAACACGGGTTTCTTCACAAAAAGGAGCTCAAAAGACACAAACTAGAAGTTATTTctcctgccaacagtgtggaaagacttTTAGTCAACATAGAAACCTTCAAGTCCacttgagagttcacactggagaaaagccttacacctgccaacaatgtggacagagtttcataCGTAAAGACAtgcttaaagtccacatgagaattcacactggagaaaagccttacacctgccaacagtgtggacagagattcagtcaaaaaggaagccttacagcccacatgagagttcacactggagagaaggcttacacctgccaacaatgtggaaagagtttcacacaaaaaggaaaccttaacggccacatgagaattcacattAATGAGAGCCCAtttacctgccaacagtgtggaatgAGATTCAATCGAAAAGGAAGCCTTgaaatccacatgagaattcacactggagaaaagccttacatctgccaacagtgtggaaataGTTTCCGTGACAAAGGAAGCCTTACAGcccacatgagaactcacactggagaaaagcctcatacctgtcaagagtgtggaaagagtttcaatcgAAAAGAAAGCCTTACAGCCCACAcgagaactcacactggagaaagcCCATTcacctgtcaagagtgtggacagagttttaGTCAAAAAGAAGGCCttatagtccacatgagaattcacactggactGAGCCaattcacctgccaacagtgtggaaagagtttcagtggaAAAGGAAAGCTTGAAGTCCAcataagaattcacactggagagaaacctttcacctgccagcaatgtggaaagagtttcagtcaaaaaggacaccttaaagtccacatgagaactcacactggagaaaagccttacacctgccaacaatgtggaaagagttttaatgAGACAGGATACCTTACAGCCCACATgataattcacactggagaaaagccttacacctgtcaagagtgtggaaagagtttcagttgGAAAAAAAGCCTTACAGCCCACATGAGtgctcacactggagaaaagccttaa